One genomic segment of Acinetobacter oleivorans DR1 includes these proteins:
- a CDS encoding EpsG family protein has protein sequence MVPYFTLLFAIMFGTLFDGKKIDKIFFFILSLWMLIFSAFRVGGTGTGDYDAYLRLYSATDTFEKVIDPEIHAEIGFRLLSFLGHSLGLGEQYIIVAMATLALIPVTYIIYKYSPYKILSLLIWMPYFLAMNMQTSRTSVAAAFGLLFMILYYKKRWLAALLALVIAASFHSSALILVLVFLARVSLKKLFYATIIAFAMLVFVSPFQILLKIFEILHLTRLSDFLLSYLASDDYGYPMAIYDPRIILAMGVVFLIFKCQQHIPKYFDMYYCKLYIIGALLMVIFSHVVIMAWRVSYLFLLISVVTIPWLAKVYNLLIEKNMGSKRVMSSVFIFLYFLYTASLILKAQPYAFFW, from the coding sequence ATGGTACCTTATTTTACCTTATTATTTGCCATCATGTTTGGTACCCTATTTGATGGTAAAAAAATAGATAAAATTTTCTTCTTTATTTTAAGCTTATGGATGTTGATATTCTCTGCTTTTAGGGTAGGAGGAACTGGTACTGGTGACTATGATGCTTATTTACGGTTATATTCAGCAACGGATACTTTTGAAAAGGTAATAGATCCTGAGATACATGCAGAAATCGGCTTTCGACTACTTTCTTTTTTAGGTCATTCTTTGGGTCTTGGTGAGCAATATATTATTGTCGCCATGGCTACTTTAGCATTAATTCCAGTTACATATATAATTTACAAATATTCACCTTATAAAATATTATCTTTATTAATTTGGATGCCATACTTTTTAGCAATGAATATGCAAACAAGTCGTACTTCTGTTGCAGCGGCTTTTGGCTTGCTTTTTATGATTCTTTATTATAAAAAAAGATGGCTTGCAGCATTATTGGCTTTGGTGATTGCCGCTTCATTTCACTCTTCAGCTTTAATATTGGTTTTAGTATTTTTAGCTAGAGTGAGTTTGAAAAAATTATTTTATGCCACAATTATTGCTTTTGCAATGTTAGTCTTTGTTTCTCCCTTTCAAATTTTGCTAAAAATATTCGAAATTTTACATTTAACTAGATTGTCAGATTTTCTATTAAGTTATCTTGCTTCAGATGATTATGGATATCCTATGGCAATATATGACCCTCGTATTATATTAGCTATGGGAGTGGTCTTTTTGATCTTTAAGTGTCAACAGCATATTCCTAAATATTTTGATATGTATTATTGCAAATTATATATAATTGGTGCTTTGCTGATGGTTATTTTTTCACACGTTGTAATTATGGCTTGGCGTGTTAGTTATTTATTTTTGCTTATAAGTGTAGTTACTATTCCATGGTTGGCTAAAGTATACAACCTTTTAATAGAGAAAAATATGGGATCAAAAAGGGTAATGTCTTCGGTGTTTATTTTTCTCTATTTTTTATATACTGCATCTTTAATTTTAAAAGCTCAACCTTATGCATTTTTTTGGTAG
- a CDS encoding glycosyltransferase, which yields MKKLLIVGLPFFPHKYQYLLDSYKDIGVNAKVLLNAERNNNDSSINEEFYYAGTNKLKRVYTYLTVLYKFRPKNIDCYDYSILSIFYILVARLLGINVRFWLIGGELVGDKQDANNNSLFLRLIINAKMHLSRLCLVFTNTIYAKEHHHIRTIKDINPKLLDKIEKIYNCVPVLEINPALANKERKTFIYANAVIEGRHVMSLVQALADLRDNHVDYSAAIYGFNSISNNVYAPRGTPYSEKTLKLYNELKLNDFVDVYGFVKNIKDIMKDYKFFILPADVILANYALLEAMSFGLVPIIYPGDGYEVIIEDGVNGIVATDFDLAKAMMRALSLSQTEYVKMSDAAHLKIKKDFSLDLWKEKLSKHLY from the coding sequence ATGAAAAAGTTACTAATTGTTGGATTACCTTTTTTTCCGCATAAATATCAGTATTTATTAGATTCATATAAAGATATAGGCGTTAATGCTAAGGTATTATTAAATGCCGAAAGAAATAATAATGATTCCTCTATTAATGAAGAGTTTTATTATGCAGGAACAAATAAACTTAAACGAGTATATACTTATTTAACTGTATTATATAAGTTTCGTCCGAAAAATATTGATTGTTATGATTATTCTATATTGTCAATCTTTTATATATTAGTTGCTAGATTGCTAGGCATTAATGTTAGATTTTGGCTTATTGGTGGGGAGCTTGTTGGCGACAAACAAGATGCAAATAATAATTCTTTATTTTTGCGCCTTATTATTAATGCGAAGATGCATTTGTCAAGGCTTTGCTTGGTATTCACAAATACTATTTATGCAAAAGAACACCATCATATAAGAACAATAAAAGATATAAACCCTAAATTGTTGGATAAAATTGAAAAAATATATAACTGTGTTCCGGTCTTAGAAATTAATCCTGCCCTAGCTAATAAAGAAAGAAAAACTTTTATATATGCTAATGCTGTAATTGAGGGTAGACATGTTATGTCTTTGGTACAGGCTTTGGCTGATTTAAGGGATAATCATGTTGACTATTCGGCGGCCATATATGGATTTAATTCCATTTCAAATAATGTTTATGCTCCACGAGGTACCCCATATTCTGAAAAAACATTGAAATTATATAATGAGTTAAAATTAAATGATTTTGTTGATGTTTATGGGTTTGTTAAAAATATTAAAGATATAATGAAAGATTATAAATTTTTTATTTTACCTGCAGATGTAATATTAGCTAATTATGCCTTGCTTGAAGCAATGTCTTTTGGTCTTGTACCAATTATTTATCCAGGTGATGGTTATGAAGTTATAATAGAAGACGGTGTGAATGGTATTGTCGCTACGGATTTTGATTTAGCTAAAGCTATGATGCGTGCACTATCCCTTTCTCAAACTGAGTATGTAAAGATGTCTGATGCTGCTCATCTTAAGATTAAAAAAGACTTCTCACTTGATTTATGGAAAGAAAAACTTTCTAAACATCTATATTAG
- the wecB gene encoding non-hydrolyzing UDP-N-acetylglucosamine 2-epimerase, whose translation MKILSVFGTRPEAIKMAPLVKALAADDYFESRVAVTAQHREMLDQVLKLFEIQPDYDLNLMRAGQDLYDVTAGALLGLRDVLKDFRPDLILVHGDTTTTLSASLAAFYQQIPVGHVEAGLRTGNMYSPWPEEANRVLTGRLAALHFAPTERNQKALLHEDISLEKIKITGNTVIDALQWVVKKIENSSEMKISIRSILEQAGLKDTIIDKRYVLITGHRRENFGEGFENICKALSSLAKVNPETHFIYPVHLNPNVQEPVKRLLGGLNNVHLIAPLSYEPFVYLMQHAYLVLTDSGGVQEEAPGLGKPVLVMRDTTERPEAVDAGTVKLVGTHYEAITLAVQELLDDPKIYQQMSRANNPYGDGFASQRIIDFIKENF comes from the coding sequence ATGAAGATTCTATCAGTATTTGGTACCCGTCCAGAAGCTATTAAAATGGCTCCGTTAGTTAAAGCATTAGCTGCAGATGATTATTTTGAATCTCGAGTTGCTGTAACTGCCCAGCACCGAGAAATGCTTGATCAAGTTTTAAAGTTGTTTGAAATTCAACCTGATTATGATTTAAATTTAATGAGAGCTGGACAAGATTTATATGATGTTACAGCGGGTGCTTTGCTAGGTCTTCGCGATGTTCTTAAAGATTTTCGCCCAGACTTGATTTTAGTACATGGAGATACAACAACTACTCTATCAGCATCCTTAGCTGCTTTTTATCAGCAAATTCCAGTTGGACATGTAGAAGCTGGTTTACGTACAGGCAATATGTATTCACCATGGCCAGAAGAGGCAAATCGTGTATTAACGGGACGACTAGCTGCACTTCATTTTGCTCCTACAGAGCGAAATCAAAAAGCTTTATTACATGAAGATATATCTTTAGAAAAAATTAAAATTACAGGAAATACTGTAATAGATGCTTTGCAGTGGGTAGTAAAGAAAATAGAAAACTCTAGTGAAATGAAGATCTCTATTCGTTCAATTCTTGAACAAGCAGGTCTAAAAGATACAATTATAGATAAACGCTATGTTCTAATTACTGGTCATCGTCGAGAAAATTTCGGAGAAGGATTCGAGAATATTTGTAAAGCTTTATCTTCACTTGCTAAGGTGAACCCTGAAACTCATTTTATTTATCCAGTTCATCTTAATCCGAATGTACAAGAACCTGTGAAGCGATTGTTAGGTGGTTTGAATAATGTTCATCTCATTGCTCCATTAAGCTATGAGCCTTTTGTTTATCTGATGCAGCATGCTTATTTAGTACTTACAGATAGTGGGGGAGTACAAGAAGAAGCACCAGGACTTGGTAAGCCAGTTTTAGTTATGCGTGATACAACAGAGCGTCCAGAGGCTGTCGATGCTGGTACAGTAAAATTGGTGGGAACACACTATGAGGCCATTACCTTGGCTGTCCAAGAATTATTAGATGATCCTAAAATTTATCAGCAAATGTCTCGTGCAAATAATCCATATGGAGATGGCTTTGCGAGTCAGAGAATAATTGATTTTATTAAGGAAAATTTTTAA